From the Burkholderia ubonensis subsp. mesacidophila genome, the window GCGCTCTACCGACTGAGCTATCGGGGAACAAACAGCAGAGAAATGAGATTTTATGGAGTATTGGTCAGGCTGTCAATACCTTTGATGCCAGCCGCGCAAAATTTTTTTCGGGCGGGCATGCGCGCGATCAGCGCTCGAGCAGATGCAGCTTCTCCTGCACGTCCTTCCAGTCGTCCGCGTCGGCCGGCGCCGGCTTCGTCTTCGTGATCGACGGCCAGTTCTTCGCCAGTTCGGCGTTCAGCGCGGTGAACTGCTGCTGATCGCCCGGAACGTCTTCTTCGGCATAGATCGCGTTGGTCGGGCACTCGGCGACGCACACTGCGCAGTCGATGCACTCGTCCGGATCGATGGCGAGAAAGTTGGGACCTTCACGGAAGCAATCCACCGGGCATACATCCACGCAATCCGTGTATTTGCACTTGATGCAGCCTTCGGTCACAACGTGAGTCATTAAAACGCTCCTGCTTGGCGGTCGGTAGGTATATATGGGGTGGCGTGTGCGCCAAAAGCGGCATTGTAACTGATGCGCAAAACCCGCATGCCGTGGTCGGCTTTCCAGCTTATACCGTTTCGTGATTAGTTTATGAGCGCCTGCCCAGGGCTGCCAGCATGGAGCCGCGCGCTGCGGTTTCCCGATGGTCCGGCCCGCATTCGGGTAACATGGCCGCCAGACCGGGCGGCGCGCGGTGCGCCGGGGCCGGTTCCGAAATTGGCGGTGCCGTCACCATGATCATCACTTCGCTGCTCGACACGGATCTCTACAAGTTCACGATGATGCAGGTCGTCCTGCATCACTTCCCGGCCGCAAGCGTCGAATACCGCTTCAAGTGCCGCACGCCCGGCGTCGATCTCGTGCCGTACATCGACGAGATCCGCGACGAGGTGCGCGGCCTGTGCGCGCTGCGCTTCACCGACGTCGAGCTCGACTACCTGCGCCGGATGCGCTTCATCAAGAGCGACTTCGTCGATTTCCTCGCGCTCTTTCACCTGAACGAGAAGTACATCTCGATCACGCCGTCGCCGAAAGGCAATGGCGAGATCGACATCGAGATCAAGGGGCCGTGGCTGCACGCGATCCTGTTCGAGATCCCGGTGCTCGCGATCGTCAACGAGGTTTACTTCCGCAACACGCAGCGCGAGCCCGACTACCGCGAGGGACGCGAGCGGCTGTGCGAGAAGATCAAGCTGCTCGGCGCGAAGCCGGAATTCGCCGACTGCAAGATCGCCGACTACGGCACGCGCCGGCGCTTCTCGAAGGTGTGGCACGAGGAGGTCGCGCTCACGCTGCGCGACGGCCTCGGCCCGCAGTTCGCCGGCACGAGCAACGTGCTGTACGCGATGAAGCACGGCATCACGCCGCTCGGCACGATGGCGCACGAATACCTGCAGGCGTGCCAGGCGCTCGGCCCGCGGCTGCGCGATTCGCAGATCTACGGCTTCGAGATGTGGGCGAAGGAATACCGCGGCGACCTCGGCATCGCGCTGTCGGACGTCTACGGGATGGACGCGTTCCTGCGCGACTTCGACATGTACTTCTGCAAGCTGTTCGACGGCGCGCGCCACGACTCGGGCGATCCGTTCGAGTGGGGCGAGCGGATGATCTCGCACTACGAGGCGAACCGCTGCGACCCGCGCACCAAGGTGCTGGTGTTCTCGGACGCGCTCGACATCCCGAAGGTCATGCAGCTGTACGAACGGTTCCGCGGGCGCTCCAAGCTCGCGTTCGGTGTCGGCACCAACCTGACCAACGACCTCGGCTACGTGCCGCTGCAGATCGTGATCAAGATGGTCCGCTGCAACGGCCAGCCGGTCGCGAAGCTGTCCGACTCGCCGGGCAAGAGCATGTGCGACGACAAGGCGTATCTCGCGTACCTGCGCCAAGTGTTCGGCATCGCGCAGCCGGCCGAGGACGACGCGTCGCAGTAGCCGCCGGCCGTTCGGCTTAGGGGCTGTACACGCTAATAGCGGGCTTGCGAACGTGCCTTGCCGGTCGGAGTGCAAGGAGGGTGGAGCGCCGTTTGGCCGAGCCAAACAAGCGACGACCGACGCCGCAATACGGCCAGCGCAAGCCCGTTATTAGCGTGTACAGACCCTAACTGCGTGGCGCGAGGGGCGGCCGGTATAATCCGACGGTATCGCCCGCCAACGTCACGAGGACCGTTCATGGACACTTCCGCTGCCCGTCGCCAGATCCTCACGCGCATCCGCGCCGCACAGGGGCGCGCGGCCGAGCCGGACGCGACGGAGCGCGAAGGTGTCGACGACTACCTCGCCCGTCATCCGCAAGGCCCGCGTCCGCCGGCGCCGGCCGACCTGGTCGCCGCGTTCGTCGACGAAGCGACGAAGCTCGCGACGACCGTCGACGAGGTCGCGACGCTGGCCGACGCACCCGCTGCAGCGGCCCGCTACCTGTCAGCGCATGGCCTGCCGATGCAGGCCATTGCGTGGCGCACGCTGGCCGATCTCGACTGGACCGGCGCGGGGCTGGCCGTCGAATGCCGCAAGCCGGTCGACGGCGACCTCGTCGGCCTGACCGGCTGCTTCTGCGCAACGGCCGAGACCGGCTCGCTGGTTCTGCTGTCCGGTCCCGATACGTATGCGTCGGCCGGCCTGCTGCCCGAGACGCACATCGCGATTGTGCCCGCGTCGCGGATCGTCGCCGGCCATGAGGACGCGTTCGAGCTGATCCGCGCGGAGCGCGGCGAATTGCCGCGTGCGGTCAATTTCGTGTCCGGCCCGTCGCGTACCGGCGACATCGAGCAAACCATCGTGCTGGGCGCACACGGCCCGTACCGCGTCCACGTGATCGTCGTACGGGGCGCGTGACGCGCCCGCTGCATCCACCCCTGTTCAACAAAGGAAGTTCCGCATGAAACGACATGCCGCCTGGGCGGGCATGGCGTCGGGGGCTGCGCTTGGCGCCGCTCCCGCGCTCGCATCGGCCGCGACGCTCGACGGCGCCACGCTGTCCGCGCTATGGGGCGTCCCGTTCGCCGGGATCCTGCTGTCCATCGCGCTGTTCCCGCTCGCAGCTCCAGTGTTCTGGCATCACCACTTCGGCAAGATCGCGGCCGCGTGGGCCGTCGCATTCCTGGTGCCGTTCGCCGCCGTGTTCGGCGCGGGCACCGCGCTCGGCACGCTCGTGCACGCGCTGCTCGAGGAGTACATTCCGTTCATCGTGCTGCTCACCGCGCTCTATACCGTCGCGGGCGGGATCTGCGTGAACGGCAACCTGCACGGCACGCCGAAGCTCAACACCGCGATCCTCGCGCTCGGCACGCTGCTCGCCAGCGTGATGGGCACGACCGGCGCGGCGATGCTGCTGATCCGGCCGCTCTTGCGCGCGAACGACAACCGCAAGCACGTCGTGCACGTCGTGATCTTCTTCATCTTCCTCGTCGCGAACGCGGGCGGCTCCCTGTCGCCGCTCGGCGATCCGCCGCTGTTCCTAGGCTTCCTGAACGGCGTGAGCTTCTTCTGGACGACGACGCATCTCGCGCTGCCGATGCTGTTCATCTGCGCGGTGCTGCTGACGATATTCTTCGCGCTCGACACGTATTTCTACCGCAAGGGCGGCGAGGCGCGGCCGGCCGCGCTCGACCCGACGCCCGACGGCGGCGGGCTGTCGATCGACGGCAAGATCAACTTCGTGCTGCTCGCGGCGGTGATCGGCCTCGTGCTGATGAGCGGAATCTGGAAGCCCGGCGTCACGTTCGACGTATGGGGCACGCACGTCGCGCTGCAGAACCTGGTCCGAGACGCCGCGCTCGTCGTCGTGACGTTCGCGTCGCTCGCGCTGACGCCGCGTTCCGCGCGCGAGGGCAACGCATTCAACTGGGCGCCGATCGAGGAAGTCGCGAAGCTGTTCGCGGGCATCTTCGTGACGATCGCGCCGGTGATCGTGATCCTGCGCGCGGGCGCGGACGGCGCGTTCGCGCCGATCGTCCATCTCGTCACCGGGCCGGACGGCAAGCCGATCGACGCGATGTACTTCTGGGCGACGGGCCTCCTGTCGTCGTTCCTCGACAATGCGCCGACCTACCTCGTGTTCTTCAACCTCGCGGGCGGCGACGCGCAGTCGCTGATGACGACCGGCGCGACGACGCTCGCCGCGATTTCCGCAGGCGCGGTGTTCATGGGCGCGAACAGCTACATCGGCAACGCGCCGAACTTCATGGTGAAGGCGATCGCCGAGTCGCGCGGCGTGAAGATGCCGAGCTTCTTCGCGTATCTCGGCTGGGCGCTCGTGGTCCTGGTGCCGGTGTTCCTGCTGACGACGTGGCTCTTCTTCACGGCGTAAGCTGACGGTTTTCAACAAGGCGCGGACGGCCGGCGAACGAGCCGCCCGCGGCATGCGGAGATGGCGATGCAGAAGATCCTGGTCGCGCGTCCGATCTTCCCGGACGTGATCGAACGGCTCAAGCAGTATTTCGAGGTCGATTGGAACAATGGCGATGCGCTCGCGCCCGACGCGCTCGCCGCGCGCCTGGCCGACAAGGACGGCGCGCTGACGGCCGGCGACCCGATCGGCGCGGCCACGCTGGCGGCGGCGCCGCGCCTGCGCGTCGTGTCGAACATGGCGGTCGGCTACAACAACTTCGACATGGCCGCGTTCAACGCGGCGAACGTGCTCGGCACCAACACGCCGGACGTGCTGAACGAATCCACCGCCGATTTCGGCTGGGCGCTGATGATGGCGGCCGCGCGGCGCATCGCCGAATCCGAGCACTGGCTGCGCGCCGGGCGCTGGCAGAAGTGGGAATACGACGGCTTTCTCGGCCACGACATCTACGGCTCGACGCTCGGCATCATCGGCATGGGCCGCATCGGGCAGGCGCTCGCGCGCCGCGCGCAAGGCTTCGGCATGCAGGTGATCTATCACAACCGGTCGCGGGTCGCGCCCGAGATCGAAGCGGCGCTGAGCGCCGAGTATGTGTCGAAGGAAGCGCTGCTGTCGCGCGCCGACCACGTCGTGCTCGTGCTGCCGTATACGAAGGACAACCATCACACGATCGGCGCGGCGGAGCTCGCGCTGATGAAGCCCACCGCGACGCTGACCAACATAGCGCGCGGCGGGATCGTCGATGACGCGGCGCTGGCTGCCGCGTTGCGCGACCGGAAGATCGCCGCGGCCGGCCTCGACGTGTACGAGGGCGAGCCGAGCGTGCATCCGGCGCTGCTCGAGGTGCCGAACGTCGTGCTGACGCCGCACATCGCGAGCGCGACCGAGAAGACCCGCCGCGCGATGGCGAACCTTGCCGCCGACAATTTGATCGCCGCGCTGGGCGAAGGGCCGCGCGCGGGGCGTCCGCCGAATCCGGTCAACCCGGACGTGATCGGGAAGGCGCGCGCATGACGATGACGTTGTTGCTCGCGGCGGTCGCCGTGCTGGCCGTCGCACTGGCGGTGGCGATCGTCGCAATCGTGCGGGGCGGCGGCCGCCACGACGACGTGGCGGTGCTCGGCGACCAGATCGAGGACGCCGCGCACGCGCAGGCGCGCGCGGTCGAGCGGCTCGAGCGCGAACTGCGCGGCGAGATCGTCGAGGGCGCGCGCGGCTCGCGCACGGAACTGGCGGGCAGCTTCGCGCGGCTGCAGCAGACGCTCGCCGCGCAGCTGACGAGCGTCGCCACCGTGCAGAACAACCAGATCGACGGTTTCGCACAGCAGCTCGCGAAGCTCGTCGCCGGCAACGCGCAGCAGTTCGACGCGATGCGCGACAGCCTGCAGCGCCAGGCGCAGCAGGCGCGCGAGGAGCAGACCGCGGCGCTGCGGATGTTCGGCGACACGCTGAACCGCCAGCTCACGCAGCTCACCGAAGCGAACGACCGCCGGATCGGCGAAGTGCGCGCGACGCTCGAGCAGCGCCTGAAGGAAATCGAGACGAACAACGCGGCGAAGCTCGAGGAGATGCGGCGCACCGTCGACGAGAAGCTGCACGCGACGCTCGAGCAGCGGCTCGGCGAGTCGTTCAAGCTGGTGTCCGACCGGCTCGAGCAGGTGCATCGCGGGCTCGGCGAGATGCAGACGCTGGCGGCCGGCGTCGGCGACCTGAAGAAGGTGCTGACCAACGTGAAGACGCGCGGCACCTGGGGCGAAGTGCAGCTCGAGGCGCTGCTCGAGCAGATGCTGACGCCCGACCAGTACGCGAAGAACGTCGCGACCGTGCCGAAGAGCAGCGAGCGGGTGGAGTTCGCGATCAGGTTGCCGGGGCGCGGCGCCGGCGCGAGCGACGCGCCGCCGGTCTGGCTGCCGATCGACGCGAAATTCCCGCGCGAGGACTACGAGCGGCTGATCGACGCGCAGGAGCGGGCCGACGCGGCCGCGGTCGACGAGGCTGCGCGCGCGCTCGAGGCGCGCGTGAAGGCGGAGGCGCGCACGATCGCCGAGAAGTACGTCGCGCCGCCGCACACGACCGATTTCGCGCTGCTGTTCCTGCCGACCGAAGGGCTGTACGCGGAGATCCTGCGCCGCCCGGGGCTGACCGACCTGCTGCAGCGCGATTACCGCGTGACGGTGGCGGGCCCGACGACGCTCACCGCGTTGCTGAACAGCCTGCAGATGGGTTTCCGGACGCTCGCGATCGAGAAGCGTTCGAGCGAGGTGTGGCAGGTGCTCGGCGCGGTGAAGACGGAATTCGGCAAGTTCGGCGACGTGCTCGCACGCACGAAGTCGCAGCTGGAGACGGTCACGCGTTCGATCGAGGCGGCCGAGCAGCGCACGCGCGTGATGAACCGCAAGCTCAAGCAGGTGGAGGCGCTGCCCGGCGATACGGCGGCCGGTCTGCTGGGCGCGGACGGTGTCGATCCCGACGATGCGTGACCGGCAGCGCTCACGCGAGCGGTCGTCGAAACGAAAATGGGCTCAATGAGCGCCCATTTTTTTGACGGCTGCCGCGGAGGCGGCCGGGTTCAGCGCCCGGCGAGCGTATCCAGCGCGTCGCCCGTCACGCGCACGATGCGCCAGTCCGGCAACACGGTCGCACCCATCTTCTCGTAGAAATCGATCGCGCGCTGGTTCCAGTCGAGCACCGACCATTCGAAGCGCGCGCAGCGGCGCTCGACGGCGAGCGCGGCAAGCCGCCGGAGCATCGCGGTGCCGAGGCCCGTGCCGCGCTGCGACGGCTGCACGTAGAGATCCTCGAGATACAGGCCGCGGCGGCCCACGAACGTCGAATAGTTGTGGAAGAACAGCGCATACGCGACGAGCGCGCCGTTGCGTTCGGCGACGAGCGCTTCGGCCGCCGGGTGCGCGCCGAACAGCGCGTCGGCCAGATCGTGCTCGGTCGCGACGAACAGGTGCGTGAGCTGCTCGAATTCCGCCAGCTCGCGCATCAGCGCGAGGATCGCGCCGACGTCCCGCGCCTCGGCCGGGCGGATCAGCGGCGTGCCGCTCACGCTTCCTCCGGCGGATCGGACAGCACGATCTCGATGCCGCCGAAGCGCGACGCGACCCAGTTGTATGCGTGGCAGGCGATCCACAGCAGCACGAAGCCGACGACCGCGTTCAGCAGCAGCGCGCTCAGGATCGTGCTCAGTTCGACCATCCCGAAGCGGACGTACGCGACGAGAATGCCGAGCAGCACGATCGGCACGCTGAACGTCAGGTAGACGAGGATCAGCGCCTTGGCGGTCTGTCCTGCTGCGATCGACGAAATTTGTTTCTTCATGTGTGGAGAGCCCCCGTAGTGATACCAATAAGTGGAATTCAGATCAGGCCGTCGAACGGCAGAATGTCGACCGGCGCGCCGGCGTCGATCGGGCCCGCGTCGTGGCCGAGAACGATGAAGCAGTTGGCGGCCGCGAGCCCGCTCAGCGACGCGGAGCTCTGCGAGCCGGCCGGCGCGACCTGCCAGATGCCGTCGGCGGCGCGCGTGGCGACGCCGCGCAGGTATTCGGCGCGGCCCGGCCGCTTCTTCAGCGGCTGCGTGCTGAGCGCGCTGTACAGCGCGGGCGGCGGCGTCTGCGCGCCGGCCATCGCGAGCAGTGCAGGGCGGACGATCGCATAGAACGTGACCGCGGATGCCACCGGGTTGCCGGGCAGGCCGAAGAACAGCGCGCCGCGTTCGCCAGCGGACGACGGCGCGAGCGTGCCGCACGCGAGCGGCCTGCCGGGGCGCAGCGCGAGGCTGGCGAACGTGACGTCGCCGAGCCGCGCCATCACGTCGCGCGTGAAATCGGCTTCGCCGACTGACACGCCGCCCGACGTGATCACCGCATCGGCCTGCGCGGCGACCGCGTCGCGCAGCGCCGCTTCGAGCGCGGCCGGATCGTCGCGGACGATGCCGAGATCGAGCGGTTCGACGTTCAAGCGCACGAGCATCGCGATGAGCATCCCGCGATTGCTGTCGTACAGCGTGCCGCGGTCGAGCGGCGTGCCCGGCGCACGCAATTCGTCGCCGGTCGAGAACACGGCGACGCGCAGGCGGCGGCGCACGGTCACGTCGGCTTGGCCGAACGACGCGAGCAGGCCGAGGTCGGCCGGGCGCAGGATGCGGCCCGCGGCGAGTGCGCAGGCGCCGCGCGCGAGATCCTCGCCGGCCTTGCGGCAGTTCGCGCCGCGTGACACGTCGCGCGCGGCGAACCGGATCGCGCCGTCCAGCGCCGTCACGCGCTCCTGAGGGATCACCGTGTCGCACCCGGCCGGCAGCGGCGCGCCCGTCATGATGCGGATGCAGCCGCGCGCGGGTACGGCGCCGTCGAACGGGTGGCCGGCGAACGCCGCGCCCGCGATCGCGAGCGTCACGTCGCCGTCCGGCGACGCGTGCGCGCATTCGCCGCCGTCGAACGCGTAGCCGTCCATTGCCGAATTGTCGTACGCGGGGATGTCGAACGGCGCCGTCACGTCGGCCGCCAGCACACGGTCGAGCGCGTCGCGCAACGGCACGGTGTCGCACGCGTCGACCGGCGCCGCACAGCGGCACGCGAGCGCCTGCGCGTCGGCGAGCGACAGCGGCGCGTCGTGGTCGGCTGCGGATCGGGAAGCGGGCGAGGATTGCGTGGTCATGAGTCGGACTGCGCCGCAAGGCTTATCGGGTTGGTGGCCGGGATTCGTGGCCGGCTGGGCGACGGCGGCGCGGTTGCGCGGGGTCGCAGGCGGCGGGCGGCGCGCGGGAACGGGGCCGGCGCCGTTAGCGACGGGCGAGCGCGGCGAGTTCCTGCCAAGAGTTGGCATTGTAAAACGCACGCTCGTCATGAAACTCGACTTCGACCGTCTTGTGGCGCGCGTACCACGCACGCACCTTGCGGTCGCCGGCGTCGAGCCGCGCCGCGAGATCGTCGGCAAGCGACGTACGCAGCAGCGCGAACGTCGGCTGCGGGGCGCGCTGGCGCTGCGCGTCGACTGTGACCGCCATCGCGATGTCGGCGTGCTGTGCGGCGAGCGCCTCATGCAGCCGCGCGACCAGATCATCGGGCAGGAACGGCGAATCGCACGGCGCGCAGGCAACGAGCGGCGCGCGCGCGGCACGCATGCCGGCGAGCAGGCCCGCGAGCGGGCCGGGGAAGTCGTGCGTCGCATCCGGCACCACGCGCGCGCCGAATGGCGCGCCCAGTTCCGCATAGCGGTCGGGATGGCGGTTCGCGCTGATCAGCGTTTCGTCGACCTGCGGCGCGAGCCGGCTCAGCACGTGCAGCGCGAGCGGCGTGCCGTCCAGCAGTTGCAGGCCCTTGTCGACGCCGTCCATGCGCGTCGCGCGGCCGCCTGCGAGCAGCAGGCCGGCGATCGACGGGAGCGGGGATGCGGGCATCGCGCGTCAGCCGCCGATGTAAGACATTTCGACGCGCTTGCCCGCGCGGTCGGCTGCCGTGTCGGCCATTGCGCTGCCGCGCAGTTGCGAGTAGCGGTCGGTGCGGGCCTGCCAGATGCGCGCGATCGCGGTGGCGATCTCGGCGTCGCTCGCGCCGTTGCGCACCAGCGCACGCAGGTCGTGGCCGGCCGTCGCGAACAGGCACAGGTATAGCTTGCCTTCGGTCGACAGGCGCGCGCGCGTGCAGTCGCCGCAGAATGCCTGCGTGACGCTGGAGATCACGCCGATCTCGCCGCTGCCGTCCGCGTAGCCCCAGCGCTGCGCGGTTTCGGCCGCGGTGTGGGCCTCGAGCGGCACGAGCGGGAAATGTTCGGCGATGCGCGCGACGACGTCGGCGGACGGCAGCACCTCGGTCATGTTCCAGCCGTTCGACGTGCCGACGTCCATGTATTCGATGAAGCGCAGCACGACGCCGGTGCCGCGGAAGCGCGCCGCCATCGGCAGGATCTCGCTGTCGTTGGTGCCGCGCTTCACGACCATGTTGACCTTGACCGGCGCGAGGCCGGCGGCCTGCGCGGCGAAGATGCCGTCGAGCACGTCGGCGCTCGCGAAGTCGGCGTCGTTCATGCGCCGGAACAGCGTGTCGTCGAGTGCGTCGAGGCTGACCGTCACGCGCGTGAGCCCGGCGTCCTTCAGCGCGCGCGCCTTGCGGGCGAGCAGCGAGCCGTTGGTGGTCAGCGTCAGGTCGAGCGGGCGGCCGTCGTGGGTCGTCAGGCGCGCGAGGCGCTCGATCAGGAATTCGAGGTTCTTGCGCAGCAATGGCTCGCCGCCCGTGATGCGGATCTTCTCGACGCCGTGCGCGACGAACAGCCGCGCGACCCGCTCGATTTCCTCGAGCGTCAGCAGCGCGCTGTGGGGCAGGAACGGATAGTCCTTGTCGAACACCGCGCGCGGCATGCAGTACACGCAGCGGAAGTTGCAGCGATCCGTCACCGAGATGCGCAGGTCGCGCAACGGACGCGCAAGCGTGTCGTGCAGCAGGCCATCCGGGGTGTGCGCGGCGCCGGAGACATCCGGCAACCCGCTGACGTCGGCGAGGGGAATGATGCGTCGGGACATGTTGAAAGCGGTACGAGCCAGACCTCTATTCTAGCCGCAAGCGCGCGGGCGGGCCGCGGGCGGAAAACCCGCAGCGCGGACGTGAAAAAGCCCGCCGAAGCGGGCTTTCTCGTGACGGCGGACGCGATCAGTGATGCGTCGTTTCCACCTGCTGCATCGGCGTCGTGTCGACCGGCGGCAGCGCCTTGCGCTCACGCGGCACGCGAGCCGGCCGCGGGAGCTGCGCGGCGGCGTTCTGGGCGGCGCGGAACTTGTCGGCGTCCGTGTTCACCCAGACGAGCCCGGCTTGCGTCAGCACCGTCTCCAGGCTGGCCGAGGCGGGCGCCGCGGCAGCCGGTTGCGCCTGCTCGACGACCGGGGCGGCCACGGCAGCTTCGACCGGCGCCGTTTCGACGCGAACCGGTTCGGCTGCCACCGCCGGGGCGGCTTCGACCACCGCGACCGGGGCGGCTTCGGCGACCGGTGCAGGTTGCGGCGCTGCGACAGCCGCAGGCGCTTCCGGCACTTCCAGCGCATCGTTCGGCGAGACCGCGACCGGGGCGGGGCCGGCTTCGACCGCTGCGACCGGCGCAGCGGTTTCGACCGGTTGCGCCGCAACGGCGGGCTCGACCGCGGCGACGGCCGGTGCGGCCTCGACGCGAGCCGGCGCCGGCTGCGTGTCGGCAGCGGCCGGCTCGGCCGGTTCCGCGTGCGCGACCGCTTCCGCAACGACGGCGCCTGCTGCCGCGACAGCCGCCACGGCTGCCGGTGCAGCAGCGTGCGGTGCTTCGGCGACCGGCGCTGCGTGCGCCACGGGCTCCGCTGCCGGTGCGACGGCGGCTTCGCCTTCACCTTCACCGTCTTCCGCTGCGTGGGCGACGAGCGTGCCGTCTTCCTCGCGCTCGCGACGACCGCCGCGGCGGCCGCGACGGCGGCGGCGGCGTTCCTCGCCGTCACGCGCGCCGGCTTCGGCGTCGGCCGTCACCTCGGCGCCCGGCAGGGCGGCGGAAGCGGCGGCCTGGTCGGCTTCGAGTTCCGGATGGCTTTCGCCGCGGGTGACCGTTTCGAGCGTGGCCGCATGCTGGGTCGGCTTGCGACGCTCGCCACGCTCGCGACGTTCGCCGCGTTCCTGGCGCTCGCCGCGACCGGCTGCCTCGACGGCTTCCGGCTGCTCGACACGCTCGCGCGGCTCGCGGCTTTCACGCGGCTCGCGGGTTTCGCGGGCCTCGCGCGCTTCACGCGGCTCGCGCTGGCCACGGCCCTCGCGGCCTTCACGGCTCTCGCGACCTTCGCGACCTTCGCGAGTCTCGCGACCTTCACGAGCCTCACGGCCTTCACGCGGCTCGCGTGCTTCCTTGCCTTCGCGTTCCGCACGCTGCGGCTGGCCACCGCGGCCGGCTGCGGCCTGGTCGCGGCCGCCTTGCGGCTGCTGGGCGCCGCCGCGGCGGTTGCGATTGCGATCGCCGCCGCGTTCGCCGCGCTGCTCGGACTTCTCGGTGCGCTCGCGGGCCGGGCGGGCGGCCTGTTCCTTCACGGGGGCCGGAGCCGGGGCAGGCGCGGGTGCCGGCTGGATGCCGAACAGGCCCTTCAGCCAGCCGATGATGCCGCCGCTTGCAGCGGCGACCGGGACGGGCGGGGGCGTCGGCTCGACCGGACGCTGCGGAGCCGGGCTCGGCGCCGGGCGCTCGGGCGTGATGCCCTTGACCGCGGCTTCCTGCTTCGGCTTCACTTCGGCGGCGCGCTTGCTGTAGCCGGTTTCCGATTCCAGCTCGCGGGCGGCTTCCTCGGCCATCTTCCACGATGCGCGCGGATCGTCGAGGCGCGCGTCGTCGTGACGCAGGCGCTCGAGCTTGTAGTGCGGCGTATCGAGGTGCTTGTTCGGGATCAGCACGATGCCGACCTTGAAGCGCGACTCGATCTTGTTGATTTCCTGGCGCTTTTCGTTGAGCAGGAAGGCGGTCACCTCGACCGGCACCTGGCAGTGGATCGCCGCGGTGTTTTCCTTCATCGCTTCTTCCTGAATGATCCGCAGGACTTGCAGCGCGGACGATTCGGTGTCGCGGATGTGGCCGGTGCCGTTGCAGCGCGGGCAGGTCACGTGGCTGCCCTCGGACAGCGCCGGGCGCAGCCGCTGGCGCGACAGCTCCATCAGGCCGAAGCGCGAGATCTTGCCCATCTGCACGCGGGCGCGGTCATGCTTGAGCGCGTCCTTCAGGCGCTGCTCGACCTCGCGCTGGCTCTTGGCCGATTCCATGTCGATGAAATCGATCACGATCAGGCCGCCGAGGTCGCGCAGGCGCAGCTGGCGGGCGACTTCGTCGGCCGCCTCGAGGTTGGTGCGGGTCGCCGTTTCCTCGATGTCCGCGCCCTTGGTCGCGCGCGCCGAGTTCACGTCGATCGCGACGAGCGCCTCGGTGTGGTCGATCACGATCGCGCCGCCCGACGGCAGCGGCACCGTGCGCGAATACGCGGTCTCGATCTGGTGCTCGATCTGGAAGCGGGAGAAGAGGGGCACGTCGTCGTGGTAGCGCTTCACCTTCGACACGTTGTCCGGCATCACGATGTCCATGAACGCACGGGCCTGATCGTGGATCTCGGTCGTGTCGATCAGGATTTCGCCGATGTCAGGCTGGAAATAGTCCCGGATCGCGCGGATCACGAGGCTCGATTCCAGGTAGATCAGCATCGGCTCGCCCGAGCGGCCGCTCTGCGACGCGGCTTCGATCGCGCGCCACAGCTGCAGCAGGTAGTTCAGGTCCCACTGCAGTTCCTCGGCGCTGCGGCCGATGCCCGCGGTGCGGGCGATCATGCTCATGCCGTCCGGAATCTGCAGCTGCGCCATCGTTTCGCGCAGCTCC encodes:
- the moaA gene encoding GTP 3',8-cyclase MoaA yields the protein MSRRIIPLADVSGLPDVSGAAHTPDGLLHDTLARPLRDLRISVTDRCNFRCVYCMPRAVFDKDYPFLPHSALLTLEEIERVARLFVAHGVEKIRITGGEPLLRKNLEFLIERLARLTTHDGRPLDLTLTTNGSLLARKARALKDAGLTRVTVSLDALDDTLFRRMNDADFASADVLDGIFAAQAAGLAPVKVNMVVKRGTNDSEILPMAARFRGTGVVLRFIEYMDVGTSNGWNMTEVLPSADVVARIAEHFPLVPLEAHTAAETAQRWGYADGSGEIGVISSVTQAFCGDCTRARLSTEGKLYLCLFATAGHDLRALVRNGASDAEIATAIARIWQARTDRYSQLRGSAMADTAADRAGKRVEMSYIGG
- the moeA gene encoding molybdopterin molybdotransferase MoeA, whose amino-acid sequence is MTTQSSPASRSAADHDAPLSLADAQALACRCAAPVDACDTVPLRDALDRVLAADVTAPFDIPAYDNSAMDGYAFDGGECAHASPDGDVTLAIAGAAFAGHPFDGAVPARGCIRIMTGAPLPAGCDTVIPQERVTALDGAIRFAARDVSRGANCRKAGEDLARGACALAAGRILRPADLGLLASFGQADVTVRRRLRVAVFSTGDELRAPGTPLDRGTLYDSNRGMLIAMLVRLNVEPLDLGIVRDDPAALEAALRDAVAAQADAVITSGGVSVGEADFTRDVMARLGDVTFASLALRPGRPLACGTLAPSSAGERGALFFGLPGNPVASAVTFYAIVRPALLAMAGAQTPPPALYSALSTQPLKKRPGRAEYLRGVATRAADGIWQVAPAGSQSSASLSGLAAANCFIVLGHDAGPIDAGAPVDILPFDGLI
- a CDS encoding GNAT family N-acetyltransferase, giving the protein MSGTPLIRPAEARDVGAILALMRELAEFEQLTHLFVATEHDLADALFGAHPAAEALVAERNGALVAYALFFHNYSTFVGRRGLYLEDLYVQPSQRGTGLGTAMLRRLAALAVERRCARFEWSVLDWNQRAIDFYEKMGATVLPDWRIVRVTGDALDTLAGR
- the mobA gene encoding molybdenum cofactor guanylyltransferase MobA; this translates as MPASPLPSIAGLLLAGGRATRMDGVDKGLQLLDGTPLALHVLSRLAPQVDETLISANRHPDRYAELGAPFGARVVPDATHDFPGPLAGLLAGMRAARAPLVACAPCDSPFLPDDLVARLHEALAAQHADIAMAVTVDAQRQRAPQPTFALLRTSLADDLAARLDAGDRKVRAWYARHKTVEVEFHDERAFYNANSWQELAALARR